GCTAAATCCCAAGAAAGCGGATCTTGAGGATCTACTAAGGTAATTTTGTAAGGTGCAAGAGTGACATACACTGCCTTGGCATTGGGGTTTACCTTCTGGCGATACTGCGCTAATGCTTGACTGGGATGCTTAGAACCAGCCCATGACTCGTTATCAGTCCAAAAGCAAATTACATCTGCCTTGAACTTATTCTTAATCATCCAATCGTAAGCTACAGACGCATCTGTTCCACCGAAGTTTTGATTGCTAGCTTTGCGTAGTGCAGAACTAAAACTATCTTTAGCTGTGATACCTAATTCGCGAAATTCGGTAGCAAAGCCGCGAATCATATAGTTTTGCTCGGCTTTTGCTGTCACCAGCGCCATTGTCGTGGCAATTTCGCAGCAGCTTAAACCTACTGAATCAACTACACCCCAAGACATCGACCCGGAAACATCTACAGCGTGCATGAACACTTTACCTGTGGGCTGCACAACATCAAAAGCTAGTTCAACCGCTTTTTCTAAGATGTCTACAATCCGAGGTACTGGTTCCCAAGTTTTTTGGCTGCGTCCTAATTTGCCACCAGATTGATAAGTCTTCAGGGCTTTCAAAACATCAATCGGATGGATGCGACCTTTACGCAGATGTTCTTTGTTGTTGAGAACTGCTTCCACTCGCAGAATATTGGCACTTTCATCAGCTCGCAGTACACCCAGTTCTGTCAAAGAACCAAGGTTACGCAGCATTGCACCTATTGGCATTTCTTGGAAAAGCAACTGCCAAGCTTGTTTATCCATCTTACCCACAGGTGCAGCCATTTCGTGAGTTAGGCGTCCTTGTGCGATCGCTGTATGGGTTTCGCTAGGATTCCGCTTTAACCACTCATACCACCAAATCTGCGCCAATGCCTCAGAAGGTATGTCTGCCGGCAAATCTTCCCAACCTTTAACTACCCACTCAAATAATTCGCGGTGAGTTTCTGTAGGTGGTTTGACATGGAACAACCGCAATGCATCTTTGTGAGAGAAACCTTGACGCTGTTGATATTTCAAAAGTTGATAAGCTAAACCCTTGACATCTTCGCGAGATAACCAAGTTTTCCCAGCTTCGCGCACTACCTTACCAAATCCCCGCAGAGATTTGGTGTAGTTCAGCCATTCGTAGAAGTGGCTACCAGTGCGAACAACTTGCCCAAAGATTTCACCAAAGGCTTTTTTGGCTTCTGGTGTTTCACCCATAGATAGCAGCACCAATGCCAAGATAGGCGCACTGTTGTTAATGGCGCGTCCATCGCTAGCATAGAGAATTTCTTCTGCCACACGC
The genomic region above belongs to Calothrix sp. NIES-2098 and contains:
- a CDS encoding TROVE domain-containing protein, whose translation is MNYNFFTKKQTNTPQNQPIPGREAEMIKGRSGGYMFDAGIWKMLRRCLLIGTAKSTYYAGKHELTEDFVDVVKQAVAENPGRVAEEILYASDGRAINNSAPILALVLLSMGETPEAKKAFGEIFGQVVRTGSHFYEWLNYTKSLRGFGKVVREAGKTWLSREDVKGLAYQLLKYQQRQGFSHKDALRLFHVKPPTETHRELFEWVVKGWEDLPADIPSEALAQIWWYEWLKRNPSETHTAIAQGRLTHEMAAPVGKMDKQAWQLLFQEMPIGAMLRNLGSLTELGVLRADESANILRVEAVLNNKEHLRKGRIHPIDVLKALKTYQSGGKLGRSQKTWEPVPRIVDILEKAVELAFDVVQPTGKVFMHAVDVSGSMSWGVVDSVGLSCCEIATTMALVTAKAEQNYMIRGFATEFRELGITAKDSFSSALRKASNQNFGGTDASVAYDWMIKNKFKADVICFWTDNESWAGSKHPSQALAQYRQKVNPNAKAVYVTLAPYKITLVDPQDPLSWDLAGFDPGTPRIIQMLATGEL